The genomic window AGAAGAAGCTAGAGAAATTCTTCGTCTGGCTCTAGCAGAAAATCAGGAACATCCCTTAAACTTAGCTACTATGCTTGAGCAGCGTTTTGCGAATTTGGAAGACTTTGAATTACCGGAAATCAACAGAGAACCTAT from Nostoc sp. UHCC 0926 includes these protein-coding regions:
- a CDS encoding FitA-like ribbon-helix-helix domain-containing protein, with the protein product MNNITISNLDDDIKSRLQKRAEKHGRSLEEEAREILRLALAENQEHPLNLATMLEQRFANLEDFELPEINREPIRTVSNFEE